GCCGACACCCGCCCGCCGATGCGGGAAGATCGAAGACATGCACGCCGACCTCGTCTTCACCGGTGGCCCCGTGCTCACCGCCGGCGGCCGGGCCCGGTTCGCGGCCGTCCGCGGCGACCGGATCACCGCCGTCGGGGACGATCCGGGACCGCTGATCGGCCCGCGCACCGAGGTCGTCGACCTCCGCGGCCGCCTGCTGCTGCCCGGGTTCCAGGACGCGCACGTGCACGCCGTCGGCGGCGGGATCGAGCTCGGCCGCTGCGACCTCACCGGCGCCGGCACCGTCGTGAGCTGCCTGGACGCCGTCGCCAAGTACGCCAGGGCGAACCCTCGCCTCGAGTGGCTCGTCGGCAGCGGCTGGTCCCTCGACACCTTCGCGGGCGGCCTCCCCCACCGCCTGCTGCTCGACGCCGTCGTGGCGGAAAGACCGGTCGTCCTGGTCAACCGCGATCACCACGGCGCCTGGCTGAACAGCGCCGCGCTCGCCCGCGCCGGGATCACCGCGAGCACGCCCGACCCGCCCGACGGCCGCATCGAGCGCGACGCCGACGGCGCCACCGGCGTCCTGCAGGAAGGCGCGATGGACCTCGTCACGCGGCTGCTGCCGCCGGTCACCGAGACGGACCGGCTGGCCGGGCTGCTGCGGGCACAACGGCTGCTGCACTCGCTCGGCGTCACCGCCTGGCAGGACCCGCTGCTCGGCGAGTACGGCGGCATGCCCGACCCGTCGGGCGCCTACGCCACGGCGTCCGAACGCGGCCTGCTGACCGCCCGGGTCACCGGCGCGCTCTGGTGGGACCGCACCCGCGGCGCCGAGCAGCTCCCCGACCTCCTGGAGCGCCGGGAGTCACTGCGCGACAGCGGTTTCCGCGCCGGCACCGTCAAGATCATGCTGGACGGCGTCGCCGAGAACCACACCGCGGCGCTGCTCGGCCCCTACCTGCGCAGTGGCCACAGTGGACTGAGCTTCGTCGACCCGGTGGCGCTGCGCGAGCACGTGACGCTGCTCGACGCGCACGGTTTCCAGGTGCACTTCCACGCGCTCGGCGACCGCGCGGTGCGGGACGCGCTCGACGCCGTCGAAGCCGCCCGCGCGGCCAACGGCGTGACCGGCCACCGGCACCACCTCGCGCACCTGCAGGTGGTGCACCCCGACGACGTCCCGCGGTTCCGGCAGCTCGGCGCGACCGCGACGATCCAACCGCTGTGGGCCGTGCACGAACCTCAGATGGACGAATTGACCATCCCCTTCCTCGGCGACGAACGGGCGTCGTGGCAGTACCCGTTCGGTGCCCTGCTGCGGTCCGGGGCCACCCTGGCCGCCGGCAGCGACTGGCCGGTGAGCAGCCCCGACCCGCTGCAGGGCATCCACGTGGCGGCGAACCGGATCCCGTACGGCGAGGACGTGCCCGCGTTCCTGCCGGAGCAGCGGATCGACCTGGCCGCGGCGATCGCCGCGTACACGGTGGGCTCGGCCTACGTCAACCACCTCGACGACACGGGCACGATCCGGCCCGGCCACCGCGCCGACCTGGCGGTGCTCGACCGCGATCCCTTCGCTGGCCCCGACCGCGAGATCGGGGCCGCGAAGGTCGCGATGACGTTCACCGGGGGCCGGTGCGTCCACGAGTCATGACGGCCGGCTCGGGCTCGACGCTCACCCGGGGCCGCAGGGGCAGGTTCTCCAGCCCCTCGACGTCGAGCACCAGGAACCAGTGCGCGTTGGCCGGGATGTGGATCTTGAACATCGGTGTGGTGGCCACCCCGCCGTGCATCCGGTAGTACTGCCGGCGCCGGTAAGCCTGGAAGTTGACCTCCGTCAGGAGCCTGACGTTGGCCATCGCCTCCAGCCGGATGGTGACCACAGCGTCTCTTCGCACCTTTCCGAGATCGAACACGTTCGCTTCCATTTCGCCCCTCTTCACGCGTGGGTTGCAGATCGAGTGCTGGGTCGCGGGCAGCGCGGATCGCGCCGCGGAACCGCGACGGGCGGAGGTCCGGAGCAGGGTCAGCCGGGGCTGGTGCCCGGTTCGGACGCTCGCCAGAGCGGGCGGAAGTCCCCGTGCGGCCGGGTGACCGCGCGGGTGACGTGGGGCCCGGGGTCCGGGGTGAGGAAAGCCGGCGGGATAGTGGGCGTAGTCCCGCAGGCGGCATCGGCGGGGACCGGCGACCGCGGCGCCGGGGCGTTCCCCGGGGTGCGGGCCGACTGCGACGCGGTGGTGTGGAGCGCGGGCCGTGCCTGCGCGTCGACGGGGACGGTGGCGGGACTCGGCCGGTTGTACGTCCGGTCCTGCCCGGTCACCAGCACAGTCAGCGGCGCGGTCACCTCCGCGGTGACGGGGGGTGCGTTCGGGGCGGTTTCCTCTTGCGGCAGCACGTCATTCGCGTCGCGGGCCGGGGTGAGGATCGGCGGCGCGGTCCCGTGGTCCCGCGCGGCCGGGGTGACGCCTCGGGCCACCGGCGCGACGACCGGCTGGACCACGGGGGCGACGACGGGGGTCAGGACGTCGCCGGCGGGCCCGGTCACCGGGGACAGGACATCGGCGACGGGCTCGACCACCGGGCCGACGGCATCGACCACGGGCAGGACGAAGGTCCGGGCGGCGCCGAGGACCGGATCGAGCACGGGAGCGACGGTCCGGACGACCTGCGTGACCGGCTCGAGGACGGGAGCGACCGAGCGCACCACGGGCTCGACGACGGCATCCACCACGCGGGTCACCGGCTCAGCCACGCGCACGACCCGAGAGAGCGGTTCGACGGACCGCACGACAGGCTCGACGACGGGCACGACAGCCCGCACCACCTGCGCGACCGGTTCGACCACCGGCACGGCGGCGCGCACGACCCGCGACCCCGGTTCGACGACGGGGGCAACGGATCCCAGAACGGGCTCGGCGACCGGCATGGCGGCGCGCACCACGTGCGAAACGGGCTCGACCGCGGGCGCGACAGAGCGCACGGCTTGCGAGACTGGCTCAACCACCGGCGCGGCAGAACTCACCACCCGCGACACGGGCTCGCCCGCCGACGCCGGGGACTGCACTACTTGCGAGACCGGCCCAACTACCGGCGGAGCAGAACGCACCACCTGCGACACGGGCTCGGCCACGGGCGCGACAGAGCGCACCGCCTGAGAAACCGGCTCAGCGACCGGAGGAGCAGAACGCGCAGCCGGCGCAGCAGAACTCACCACCCGCGACACGGGATCAGCCGCGGGCACGGCAGCCCGCACCGCCTGCGAAACCGGCTCAACCGCCGGCGCGGCAGAACGCACCGCGCGCGCCACCGACTCGGTCCCGCCGGCCACCGGAGCCGCCACACCCGAGCCAGTCCCGTTCTTCGGCGCCTGACCGACCGCCCCACCCGGCGGCTGCCCGCCCAGGACGCCGGCCACCGCCGCGCCGATCGGGTTCACGTCGCTCGTCGACGCCTGGGCGTGGCCGGACAGCAACCACGACACCAGCCAGAAACCGGCCACCGCCCCGGCCAGGACCAGCAAGCGCCGGGCGGCGGTCGTTGCGCCACCCTCGTCGCTGGCCCTGGTCACTGTCGGCGAACCTCCGTAATGCGGAAAGCAGATCTGTGACCTACCCTCCAACGCCCGTCCCCACACACGAGCTACGCGCCGCCTGCCGCTACCACTCGACCGGCCTAGTGCTTTGGTGTCAGCAAGCCTGAGCAGGGCCGCCACTTGGCCGAGGCCGATCCCCCAGTCGCAGGCCAGCCTCAAATCAGGCTTCCTGAGAACGCCGATGCTCGGACAGTGCACCCAGAGCGAGGATGCCGTGCTGGAGACCCTCGCGGAACGTCGCGCGCTGGCCCGGGCTCAGGTCGGCGAGCAGCGCGTCCTCCACCTTCGCCACGGCCGGCGCGCAGTCGGCCAGCAGCCGGTGCCCGGTCTCGGTCAGGCCGGCCAGCAGGACGCGCCGGTTGCCCGGCTTGGGGGTCCGCGCGATCAGCCCGCGCTTCTCCAGCGCCAGCACCATTTCGTGCATGGTCTGCGGACGGAGGAACGAGCGCCGCGCCAGCTGCGCCGACGACAGCGCGCCGCTGGCTTCGAGCACCGTCAGCGCGGTGTACTGCAACGTCGTGAGCCCGAGCGGCCGCAGCGCGTCGTCGAGCAGCGCCCTGATCACCAGCTCGAGGCGTTTGACCAGGTAGA
This genomic window from Amycolatopsis mongoliensis contains:
- a CDS encoding DUF1883 domain-containing protein, which encodes MEANVFDLGKVRRDAVVTIRLEAMANVRLLTEVNFQAYRRRQYYRMHGGVATTPMFKIHIPANAHWFLVLDVEGLENLPLRPRVSVEPEPAVMTRGRTGPR
- a CDS encoding amidohydrolase — translated: MHADLVFTGGPVLTAGGRARFAAVRGDRITAVGDDPGPLIGPRTEVVDLRGRLLLPGFQDAHVHAVGGGIELGRCDLTGAGTVVSCLDAVAKYARANPRLEWLVGSGWSLDTFAGGLPHRLLLDAVVAERPVVLVNRDHHGAWLNSAALARAGITASTPDPPDGRIERDADGATGVLQEGAMDLVTRLLPPVTETDRLAGLLRAQRLLHSLGVTAWQDPLLGEYGGMPDPSGAYATASERGLLTARVTGALWWDRTRGAEQLPDLLERRESLRDSGFRAGTVKIMLDGVAENHTAALLGPYLRSGHSGLSFVDPVALREHVTLLDAHGFQVHFHALGDRAVRDALDAVEAARAANGVTGHRHHLAHLQVVHPDDVPRFRQLGATATIQPLWAVHEPQMDELTIPFLGDERASWQYPFGALLRSGATLAAGSDWPVSSPDPLQGIHVAANRIPYGEDVPAFLPEQRIDLAAAIAAYTVGSAYVNHLDDTGTIRPGHRADLAVLDRDPFAGPDREIGAAKVAMTFTGGRCVHES
- a CDS encoding MarR family winged helix-turn-helix transcriptional regulator, with protein sequence MMSGVSTSAEQQPAGSPLTLYLVKRLELVIRALLDDALRPLGLTTLQYTALTVLEASGALSSAQLARRSFLRPQTMHEMVLALEKRGLIARTPKPGNRRVLLAGLTETGHRLLADCAPAVAKVEDALLADLSPGQRATFREGLQHGILALGALSEHRRSQEA